From Primulina tabacum isolate GXHZ01 chromosome 2, ASM2559414v2, whole genome shotgun sequence, one genomic window encodes:
- the LOC142537645 gene encoding uncharacterized protein LOC142537645, with product MKQQFLEKFFPASRAANIRKDICGIRQLHEETLYEYWERFKQLCASCPQHQIPEQLLVQYFYEGLSLFDRNMIDAASGGASVNKTPQEARALISNMAANAQQFGTRQDIPPRQINETRALHYNKIQHNKLMQSTDFLDKLSVDTIHILIASIQDGKITRISAIGIKEVNRDIHNKIITNIHHLRKPLTQETRASIQNLSTQVGQLATSIHKLEAQNLGNIPSQTVVNPRENVSAITLRNCKELDVQEIGVQASAKQKEENEIKVEDKIINQDDAPKGKFSPLFEYKPIPPFPLALNRKCESIKELNDIIRRGEVNISSLDAMKPIPRCDKILKELCTTKKRHKLKECKREKAGGHVSTVIQKTIPIKCSDPGMFSIPCTIGNTRLEKAMLDLGASVNVMPDSVYNYLELGPLTETDIVIQLADRSTVYPRGVIEDVLVKVENLVFPADFMCLTWKMMI from the exons atgaaacaacaatttttggagAAGTTCTTCCCAGCTTCACGAGCAGCAAATATTAGAAAAGACATTTGTGGGATCAGACAGCTGCACGAGGAAACTTTGTATGAGTATTGGGAGAGATTCAAGCAGTTGTGTGCCAGTTGTCCACAGCACCAGATTCCCGAACAGCTACTAGTTCAATATTTTTATGAGGGACTCTCGCTCTTTGATAGGAACATGATTGATGCTGCAAGTGGAGGTGCATCGGTGAACAAAACGCCTCAAGAGGCACGAGCTCTAATCTCCAACATGGCTGCCAATGCACAACAGTTTGGTACTAGGCAAGACATCCCTCCACGACAAATCAATGAG ACACGTGCCCTACATTACAATAAAATCCAACACAACAAGTTAATGCAATCGACGGATTTCCTGGACAAACTCAGCGTCGATACGATTCATATTCTAATAGCTTCAATCCAAGATGGCAAGATCACTCGAATTTCAGCTATAGGAATCAAGGAGGTCAACAGGGATATCCACAACAAAATTATCACAAACATCCATCACTTGCGCAAGCCTCTAACTCAG GAAACGAGGGCTAGCATTCAGAATTTGAGCACTCAAGTGGGACAGTTGGCGACCTCAATTCACAAGTTGGAAGCACAAAATTTAGGTAATATACCTTCTCAGACAGTGGTGAATCCAAGAGAGAATGTGAGTGCAATTACTTTGAGAAATTGTAAAGAATTGGATGTTCAAGAAATTGGGGTACAAGCATCAGCTAAGCAAAAGGAAGAGAATGAGATAAAAGTTGAggataaaataatcaatcaagACGATGCTCCGAAAGGTAAGTTTTCTCCTCTATTTGAGTATAAACCCATCCCCCCATTCCCTCTTGCATTGAATAGGAAATGTGAAAGTATTAAGGAGTTGAATGACATTATTCGTAGAGGTGAGGTAAATATTTCTTCATTAGATGCTATGAAACCAATACCTCGTtgtgataaaattttaaaagagttGTGTACTACAAAAAAGAGACATAAGTTGAAGGAGTGTAAAAGGGAAAAGGCAGGAGGACATGTTTCTACTGTCATTCAAAAAACTATTCCTATCAAATGCAGTGATCCAGGTATGTTTTCTATCCCTTGTACTATTGGCAATACTAGACTTGAAAAGGCTATGTTGGATTTAGGTGCTTCTGTCAATGTCATGCCTGATTCTGtttataattatttggaacTTGGACCTTTGACTGAAACTGACATTGTGATCCAGTTGGCTGATAGGTCCACTGTATATCCTAGAGGTGTAATTGAAGATGTTCTTGTGAAAGTTGAAAATTTGGTTTTTCCTGCTGACTTTATGTGCTTGACATGGAAAATGATGATTTAA
- the LOC142537646 gene encoding uncharacterized protein LOC142537646 gives MDGKKKAEFVRGLHEKAKANIEKKNEQYAKQANKGKKKVVCEKGDWVWLHLKKERFPEKRPIKNVGRPPGSISVAVCYGNTLLMPGFGNSMNHQNYAPRGPYQPFPAEYWQNMSHPYFTPPVVHGYSTPHTNVMPFTSPISNEPATPTFVPETQIFDRESPIEVVNLEKMISNAEGSRKRSSWTKIEDEVLARSFVTINDDPIIGNDQKADAFWGSVASYYNENRPSGSNTRSANVIRDIDFLRFAYEKYRSENNGVAFNLEHVWRTVKDRPMFTPQSADHYVATKKTKSSESGASNTSSNQDVSIDLDDEDTRPMGQKAAKRKGKDRVKSTIEDLTVNYNNVFAKFTEYTSVKKSEVDLKQKQLEVEEIKAKAALSRFEAKNRRLKLKEYEILNKDISQMTEEQLIIHECLCQDIRLRWNI, from the exons atggatggcaaAAAGAAGGCTGAGTTTGTTAGGGGGTTGCATGAAAAGGCCAAGGCAAACATTGAGAAGAAGAATGAGCAAtatgccaagcaagccaacaaggggaagAAGAAGGTGGTATGTGAGAaaggagattgggtgtggctacACTTGAAGAAGGAAAGGTTTCCCGAGaagagac CGATCAAGAATGTTGGAAGACCACCGGGCTCAATTTCTGTGGCCGTGTGCTACGGCAACACTCTTTTAATGCCAG GTTTTGGAAATTCTATGAATCATCAAAATTATGCCCCTCGAGGTCCATATCAACCGTTTCCAGCAGAATATTGGCAAAACATGAGTCATCCGTATTTCACGCCGCCGGTTGTTCATGGATATAGTACCCCGCACACAAATGTTATGCCTTTTACATCTCCGATATCGAATGAACCTGCAACTCCGACTTTTGTCCCGGAGACGCAAATTTTTGATCGTGAATCCCCAATTGAGGTGGTCAATTTAGAAAAAATGATTTCAAATGCTGAGGGTTCAAGAAAACGTTCAAGTTGGACAAAGATTGAAGACGAGGTGTTAGCGAGAAGTTTTGTCACTATCAACGATGATCCAATAATCGGCAATGATCAAAAGGCGGATGCTTTTTGGGGAAGTGTTGCAAGCTACTACAATGAGAATCGTCCCTCAGGTTCAAACACCAGAAGTGCAAATGTTATACG TGACATAGATTTTTTGAGGTTTGCGTACGAAAAATATCGATCTGAAAACAATGGTGTTGCATTCAATCTCGAGCATGTGTGGAGAACTGTCAAAGACCGTCCAATGTTTACTCCACAGTCCGCTGATCACTATGTGGCCACAAAGAAGACGAAGAGTTCAGAGTCGGGAGCAAGCAACACCTCCTCTAACCAAGATGTGAGCATAGACCTGGATGATGAAGATACTCGTCCAATGGGACAAAAGGCAGCAAAAAGAAAGGGAAAAGACAGAGTCAAATCGACCATAGAAGATCTTACAGTAAACTACAACAATGTTTTCGCAAAGTTCACCGAGTACACAAGCGTGAAGAAGTCCGAAGTTGATCTGAAACAAAAACAACTCGAAGTAGAGGAGATTAAGGCAAAAGCTGCCTTGTCCAGATTTGAAGCTAAAAATCGACGCTTGAAGTTGAAGGAGTACGAAATCTTGAACAAAGACATCTCGCAGATGACAGAGGAACAGCTTATCATACATGAATGTCTATGCCAGGATATTAGGTTGAGATGGAATATCTAA